In Deltaproteobacteria bacterium, a genomic segment contains:
- a CDS encoding ABC transporter ATP-binding protein produces the protein MSDVILSIKDLSKSFYSHWTFRPLRAVENVSLDILRGESFGFLGHNGAGKTTTIKCIVGLIRKTKGSIAFDGKEIGGADWREKIGYLPEQPYFYDHLTVGETLTFFSQLHGFDRAYAKKVVDDVLALVKLENRRNSPVRALSKGLQQRLGFAQAILNKPRLLILDEPFSGLDPIGRLEIRNLILGLKKQGTTIFMSSHILSDVEDVCDRVSIMSNGELKKVFSLREIPDLFGRAYELKIRLSLKERNMPSILSEIGKVEDIEETSTDRILTYRFPTYEVARAALDALNSKQVTIESFNSRGLNLEEIFMKITEASRSNSSEDPLAHTNNFSEKQKQNEQMVTL, from the coding sequence ATGAGCGATGTCATTTTAAGCATAAAAGACTTATCTAAGTCGTTCTATTCTCATTGGACGTTTAGGCCACTAAGGGCAGTAGAAAACGTCTCGCTCGATATACTGCGAGGTGAATCATTCGGGTTCTTGGGACATAACGGCGCGGGAAAAACGACTACCATTAAATGCATTGTTGGACTCATTCGCAAAACCAAGGGCTCAATTGCATTTGACGGCAAAGAGATAGGTGGCGCCGATTGGCGAGAGAAGATTGGATATTTGCCCGAGCAACCTTACTTTTACGATCATCTAACCGTTGGCGAAACATTGACCTTTTTTTCTCAGCTGCATGGATTTGACCGCGCCTATGCAAAAAAAGTCGTAGACGATGTCCTAGCACTAGTTAAGCTTGAAAATCGTCGCAATAGTCCAGTGCGCGCTCTCTCTAAAGGACTACAGCAGCGCTTGGGGTTTGCCCAGGCAATCCTCAATAAGCCAAGACTTTTGATCCTGGACGAACCTTTTTCTGGCCTAGACCCCATTGGTAGGTTAGAAATTAGAAACCTAATTCTCGGCTTAAAAAAGCAAGGGACTACCATCTTCATGTCATCGCACATTCTTTCAGATGTCGAGGATGTTTGCGATAGAGTTTCCATCATGTCAAACGGCGAACTTAAAAAGGTCTTTTCGCTAAGAGAGATACCGGACTTATTCGGCAGAGCCTATGAGCTTAAAATTAGATTATCGCTAAAGGAAAGAAACATGCCGAGCATCTTAAGCGAAATCGGCAAGGTCGAAGACATCGAAGAAACATCGACTGACAGAATCCTTACATATCGCTTTCCGACTTACGAAGTAGCAAGGGCTGCGCTCGATGCACTTAATTCTAAACAAGTAACCATAGAATCTTTTAATTCCCGTGGTCTAAATTTAGAAGAAATTTTCATGAAAATTACTGAGGCAAGTAGATCCAATTCCAGCGAGGATCCACTCGCCCATACTAATAACTTTTCAGAAAAGCAAAAGCAGAACGAACAAATGGTGACACTATGA
- a CDS encoding GatB/YqeY domain-containing protein — MKEKIQEDIKVAMKASRKDDVITLRGLLSEIKRLEIDTRTALTDEQCIGVLQKEIKKRRDAIEFAKKANRGDLVEKNEAEIALIQRYLGEQLGEGQLKELVAKLIAQGASSVGQVMASLNKDYKGKFEGKLASEIIREQLGAN; from the coding sequence ATGAAAGAAAAAATTCAAGAAGACATAAAAGTTGCAATGAAAGCCTCGAGAAAGGACGATGTCATAACCTTAAGAGGGCTTTTATCTGAAATAAAAAGACTAGAAATAGACACTCGCACGGCTCTTACGGATGAGCAGTGTATCGGAGTTCTGCAGAAGGAAATAAAAAAGCGTCGCGATGCAATAGAGTTTGCCAAAAAAGCAAACCGCGGGGACTTAGTGGAGAAGAACGAGGCTGAAATTGCATTGATTCAGCGGTATTTGGGTGAGCAGCTTGGAGAGGGGCAGTTGAAAGAATTAGTTGCCAAGCTGATAGCTCAAGGAGCTAGTTCCGTAGGCCAAGTAATGGCATCGCTAAATAAAGACTATAAGGGGAAATTCGAAGGAAAACTTGCTAGCGAGATTATTCGCGAGCAATTGGGCGCAAACTGA
- a CDS encoding ABC transporter permease, translating to MKVIAIAINTFKEAIRNKILYSVILFAGILIAVSALFGSVTIGSQVNVIKDFGLFALSFFGTIITIICGVSLLSRELKQRTIYNILSKPVERWQFIAGKHLGLSLTVASLVSIMGLGLIAFVGFFEHRVELLLFEGVFLIILEVIVVASVSIFFSALVVTTTLSGLFTLAFYIAGRSISYFKYFLEEGENHNATLALIVRIFDLILPDLSLFNFNDAIVYREPVAYGDLLYAVAYCMAYSLAALSLAVLLFNRRELN from the coding sequence ATGAAAGTCATAGCCATTGCAATAAACACTTTTAAGGAGGCTATACGAAACAAGATTCTATATTCGGTAATTCTGTTCGCGGGTATCCTCATTGCAGTATCTGCCTTGTTTGGTAGCGTAACTATCGGCAGTCAAGTTAATGTAATCAAAGATTTTGGTCTGTTTGCTTTGTCTTTTTTCGGAACAATTATCACTATAATTTGTGGAGTAAGTTTGTTGAGCCGCGAACTCAAGCAAAGGACTATCTACAACATCCTCTCGAAACCAGTCGAGCGTTGGCAATTCATAGCAGGAAAGCATTTAGGATTGTCGCTTACAGTGGCATCACTCGTCAGCATTATGGGGCTAGGCTTAATAGCCTTTGTAGGGTTTTTTGAACACCGAGTTGAACTTCTTTTGTTCGAAGGAGTATTTTTAATCATTCTTGAGGTAATAGTCGTAGCTTCAGTCTCTATCTTTTTTTCGGCACTTGTAGTTACGACGACACTAAGCGGATTATTCACTCTAGCATTTTACATTGCTGGTAGGTCTATCTCTTACTTCAAGTATTTCCTCGAGGAGGGAGAAAATCACAATGCTACGCTTGCACTTATAGTGCGAATATTCGACCTTATTTTGCCGGATCTAAGTCTATTCAATTTTAACGATGCAATTGTATACAGAGAGCCAGTAGCATATGGCGACCTGCTATATGCCGTAGCGTACTGCATGGCCTACTCGCTAGCCGCTTTATCCTTAGCAGTACTGCTTTTTAATCGGCGCGAACTCAATTGA
- a CDS encoding inorganic diphosphatase, which produces MNLGVFNNVPHGRNIPGIVNAIIEIPKGRRNKFEVDKETGLMKLDRYLYSSSHYPGDYGFIPQTLAEDGDPLDVLVMVNEPTFSGCLIEARVLGIFRMKDKGYNDFKIFGVPNADPLFSEFKDIGDIPKHFLLEVEHFFHTYKQLEGVSTEMLGWSGRDEAMLEVASSVERAEKM; this is translated from the coding sequence ATGAATCTTGGTGTATTTAATAACGTGCCCCACGGTAGGAATATTCCGGGAATAGTAAATGCAATTATCGAGATTCCAAAAGGCCGGCGCAATAAGTTTGAGGTAGATAAGGAAACTGGCCTAATGAAGCTAGACCGTTACCTTTATTCTTCTAGTCATTATCCCGGCGACTATGGCTTTATTCCGCAGACGCTTGCCGAGGATGGCGATCCGCTGGATGTATTAGTGATGGTTAATGAGCCAACATTTAGTGGCTGTTTGATAGAGGCGAGGGTTTTGGGAATTTTTCGCATGAAAGATAAGGGATATAACGATTTTAAGATTTTTGGCGTACCAAATGCCGATCCGCTTTTTTCGGAATTTAAGGATATTGGCGATATACCCAAACACTTTTTGCTGGAGGTAGAGCATTTTTTTCATACTTACAAACAACTAGAGGGAGTTAGCACTGAAATGCTTGGGTGGTCTGGCCGTGATGAAGCTATGCTCGAGGTTGCGAGTTCTGTAGAAAGAGCAGAAAAGATGTAA
- a CDS encoding prepilin-type N-terminal cleavage/methylation domain-containing protein — protein MRNEKGFTLIELLVVVAIIGILAAIAIPQFAEYRVRAFNSAAVTDIRNSVTAQEAAFVDNEEYQTCADAAACEGVLPGFSATRDSAGVPAVVPFSHTAKNSAAGVANGAFDAAAQHTKGDTAYAYDSLTGTLS, from the coding sequence ATGAGAAATGAAAAAGGTTTTACATTAATTGAGCTATTAGTTGTGGTAGCAATTATTGGAATTCTAGCGGCTATAGCCATACCCCAGTTTGCAGAATACCGCGTAAGGGCATTTAACTCTGCTGCTGTTACGGACATACGAAACAGCGTAACGGCCCAAGAAGCAGCATTTGTCGATAACGAGGAGTATCAAACCTGCGCAGACGCCGCAGCTTGTGAAGGAGTTTTGCCAGGATTTAGCGCAACTCGCGACAGTGCCGGTGTCCCAGCAGTAGTACCTTTTAGCCATACTGCCAAAAATTCCGCAGCTGGCGTTGCTAACGGCGCATTCGACGCAGCAGCTCAACACACAAAAGGAGATACCGCATACGCATATGACAGCCTAACGGGAACTCTCTCATAA